In Vibrio neptunius, the following are encoded in one genomic region:
- the cra gene encoding catabolite repressor/activator has translation MTLDEIAKLAGVSKTTASYVINGKAQKYRISEKTQKRVLAVVEAHNYRPDLAASTLRAGQSRSFGLVIPDLENTSYARLAKLLEQNSRAAGYQILIACSDDEPDTEKNVVEALISRKVDALFVASAIPEASDFYRELQNNGTPVIAIDRPLDDEHFSCVISEDFGAAFELTSSIISDNVTKIGLIGALPELNISRERELGFRSVVQKVPIEAIVGYGAHFYRQDGREVLEGWIAAGDIPQAIITTSYTLLEGVLDVLLEQPDVMAKVKLATFGDNRLLDFLPVKINSLPQQFELIADSALALALNAAAKRYQPGVELVPRKIIVRQ, from the coding sequence ATGACACTTGATGAAATAGCCAAATTGGCAGGTGTATCGAAGACGACAGCGAGCTATGTCATTAATGGCAAGGCGCAGAAGTATCGAATTAGCGAGAAAACACAAAAGAGAGTCTTGGCGGTTGTTGAAGCACACAATTATCGACCGGACCTCGCTGCAAGTACATTGAGAGCCGGGCAAAGCCGTTCATTTGGTTTGGTCATCCCTGATTTGGAAAACACCAGTTATGCTCGTTTGGCGAAACTGCTTGAACAAAACTCTCGTGCAGCAGGATATCAAATATTAATCGCCTGTTCCGACGATGAGCCTGATACTGAAAAAAATGTGGTTGAAGCCTTAATTAGCCGCAAGGTGGATGCGTTATTTGTTGCCAGTGCAATCCCAGAAGCTAGCGACTTTTATCGCGAGCTACAGAACAATGGAACCCCCGTCATTGCGATAGACCGACCTCTCGATGATGAACATTTTTCCTGTGTCATTAGTGAAGATTTTGGCGCGGCATTTGAGCTAACGTCGTCCATAATAAGTGACAATGTAACTAAAATTGGACTAATCGGCGCACTGCCTGAGCTGAACATTTCGCGAGAGCGAGAGTTGGGTTTTCGGTCGGTTGTCCAAAAAGTGCCAATAGAGGCTATTGTTGGCTACGGTGCACACTTTTACCGTCAAGATGGTCGCGAAGTCCTCGAAGGCTGGATTGCTGCAGGCGATATACCCCAAGCCATCATTACAACCTCTTATACCCTCTTAGAAGGCGTATTAGATGTTCTGTTGGAACAGCCGGACGTGATGGCTAAAGTAAAACTCGCGACTTTTGGTGATAATCGGCTGCTGGATTTCCTGCCGGTAAAAATCAATTCTTTACCTCAACAATTTGAACTGATAGCAGATAGCGCACTTGCGTTGGCATTAAATGCGGCGGCCAAGCGATATCAACCAGGTGTAGAGCTGGTGCCAAGAAAAATCATAGTAAGGCAATAA
- the fruB gene encoding fused PTS fructose transporter subunit IIA/HPr protein: MLKLTKQDISLQQSFSDKKEAITFLAQSLTNKGLVESGYAQGMLDRENQNSTFLGNGIAIPHGTTDTRSLVKTTGVSIAHFPQGVDWGQGNIAYVAIGIAAKSDEHLGILKQLTKVLSADGVEAKLRNASSEDEIIALLTGELQLEIDFDPALIQLNFPASDMVQMSAVAGGLLKNTGCVGSEFVASLVTTPPTHLGKGLWLVSSNRAVRRNGLAFVSTANHCEYQGKSVKALLAFSACNNSHTPQLEIISQVVFEGKQSLLTEATTDQLIALFKTGEMATKASTDRGNSAIFVIRNAHGLHARPGAMLVAEAKRFESNIQVANLDGEGSVVNAKSLMKVIALGVKKGHQLQFTAEGPDANEALASIGAAIEAGLGES, translated from the coding sequence ATGCTCAAGCTAACAAAACAAGATATCTCGCTACAGCAATCCTTCTCGGATAAAAAAGAAGCCATTACCTTTCTCGCTCAATCGCTCACCAACAAGGGGTTGGTAGAAAGCGGTTACGCACAAGGTATGTTGGACCGTGAAAACCAGAACTCCACATTTCTTGGTAATGGTATCGCGATACCACATGGCACTACTGATACTCGCTCTCTTGTTAAAACCACCGGTGTCTCAATCGCACACTTTCCGCAGGGTGTGGATTGGGGACAAGGAAATATCGCTTACGTCGCGATTGGGATAGCCGCTAAATCAGACGAGCATCTGGGCATTTTGAAACAGCTGACCAAGGTGTTATCTGCCGACGGTGTCGAGGCGAAACTAAGAAATGCAAGCAGTGAAGATGAAATCATCGCTCTTCTCACTGGGGAGTTACAACTAGAAATCGATTTTGACCCTGCTTTGATTCAGCTTAACTTCCCAGCGAGCGATATGGTTCAAATGTCTGCGGTTGCCGGCGGATTGCTGAAGAATACAGGTTGTGTCGGTAGTGAGTTTGTGGCGAGCTTGGTCACGACTCCCCCAACCCACCTTGGAAAGGGTTTATGGCTTGTCAGCTCCAACCGCGCCGTGCGCCGTAACGGCCTAGCTTTCGTATCAACGGCTAACCACTGCGAATATCAAGGCAAGAGTGTCAAAGCCTTGCTCGCGTTTTCAGCTTGCAACAACAGCCATACACCTCAATTAGAGATCATTAGCCAAGTGGTATTCGAAGGAAAGCAAAGCCTTTTGACGGAAGCCACTACAGACCAGCTGATTGCTTTGTTCAAAACGGGGGAAATGGCAACTAAAGCGTCAACAGATAGAGGAAATAGTGCGATTTTTGTGATTAGAAATGCGCATGGGTTACATGCTAGGCCGGGCGCAATGCTTGTTGCCGAAGCCAAAAGATTCGAATCAAACATACAAGTTGCAAATCTTGATGGCGAAGGTTCAGTTGTCAATGCGAAAAGCTTAATGAAAGTCATTGCTCTAGGTGTGAAAAAGGGCCATCAACTGCAATTCACTGCTGAAGGTCCTGATGCGAACGAGGCGTTGGCCTCCATCGGTGCTGCCATTGAGGCAGGCTTAGGTGAAAGCTAA
- the pfkB gene encoding 1-phosphofructokinase: MTNKVVTITLNPALDLTGSLTSLKPGSVSLVNESSLHAAGKGVNVAKVLSDLGAEVTVTGFLGKDNQEMFCQLFKDIGADDQFIRVHGATRINVKLVEQSGKVSDVNFPGVTVDESALVQFEQKLEQLVEVNDYFVLAGSLPKGITPERCASWISYLQEKGKKVLFDSSRAALKAGISSAPWLIKPNDEELSDYVGHPLKSAKECQSAAEELSKLGIENVVVSMGSQGVMWLSQNEWIQCQPPSMNVVSTVGAGDTLVAGLCWGHMQSLNKTELLSFATALSALAVSQVGVGVPDIKQVHTLQEQIKINLLSDQKA; encoded by the coding sequence ATGACAAATAAAGTCGTTACCATCACTCTCAATCCAGCATTGGATCTAACAGGAAGCCTTACCAGCCTTAAACCCGGTTCAGTAAGCCTAGTCAACGAAAGTTCACTGCATGCTGCTGGCAAAGGGGTTAACGTCGCAAAGGTATTATCAGACCTAGGTGCTGAAGTGACCGTTACTGGTTTTCTTGGCAAAGACAATCAGGAGATGTTCTGTCAGCTATTCAAAGATATTGGCGCTGATGACCAGTTCATTCGTGTTCATGGGGCAACGAGAATTAACGTCAAACTGGTCGAACAAAGCGGCAAAGTGAGTGACGTTAACTTTCCGGGAGTCACCGTAGACGAATCCGCACTTGTTCAATTTGAACAAAAGCTTGAGCAACTTGTAGAAGTCAATGACTACTTTGTTCTAGCGGGTAGCTTACCAAAAGGCATAACACCAGAACGGTGTGCATCTTGGATATCTTACCTGCAAGAAAAAGGCAAGAAAGTCTTATTCGACTCTAGCCGTGCAGCATTAAAAGCCGGAATTTCGTCCGCACCGTGGTTAATAAAACCGAACGATGAAGAACTTTCCGACTACGTCGGACACCCCTTAAAATCAGCAAAAGAGTGCCAATCTGCCGCAGAAGAGCTTAGCAAGCTTGGGATCGAGAATGTGGTGGTTTCTATGGGTTCACAAGGCGTGATGTGGCTAAGCCAAAACGAATGGATTCAGTGTCAGCCTCCTAGTATGAACGTCGTGAGTACTGTCGGTGCAGGAGATACACTCGTTGCTGGCCTTTGCTGGGGTCATATGCAATCCCTCAATAAAACAGAACTGTTGTCTTTTGCTACAGCGTTATCCGCTTTGGCCGTTAGTCAAGTCGGCGTTGGCGTCCCAGATATTAAACAAGTACATACCCTACAAGAACAAATCAAAATCAACCTGCTCTCTGATCAGAAAGCTTAA
- a CDS encoding diguanylate cyclase, translating to MFKLNSRILMQFVLVFITLAFVPTLYFASELSKVEEQARKQVDLLTQTKLEYARSELKSHSSKVIESINVLSTNGVFRRAVLEPNRMNLDTLQDFWLLVVRTQGYFSQLRYLDNSGQEVVRINHHQRASIVVPKHLLQDKSHRDYFEFAQQLPSNTLGTFGIDLELENNDIAKPLTPSLRIIVPVDIQSQRRGYFIANLNFEYLYQRLAYNKFNSELPDVYNAQGYYVMSEKMDRIMGHLVEENAQYQLSRMYPKLWRQLLLNQHGTIFEQGKWLSYVKAEIDTLDRPIQFILVAEVSQQEASQLYLARKQELTIQAISIYVIIVFITFSFLTWNSNHTKNSLESQIARAAMNGMSAMLITDRHNRIIKTNEEFTRVSGYTFEEVKGKQPSFFAANKHEQEFYINVWKTLEKEGLWEGEVVNKRRDGSLITEILRMQTVTDNNGVIQFYVASFVDITHRKELENRLREMSEKDSMTGLWNRRKFDQEMAMQCLRTKRYRDSEPTCFAIVDIDHFKRVNDQLGHDEGDKIIKSVGVALNLHLRETDFIARIGGEEFAIIMPHTRLQEAEIVTNRLRTSVSLAHQEQITVSIGVTEMDDSIENTYKRADVALYESKSLGRNSVSILSSAEMNTVA from the coding sequence ATGTTCAAGTTAAATTCCCGAATTCTTATGCAATTCGTACTCGTTTTCATCACTTTAGCCTTCGTGCCTACCCTTTACTTTGCCAGTGAGTTGTCGAAAGTTGAAGAACAAGCACGTAAGCAAGTTGATCTGCTTACACAAACCAAACTTGAATACGCGCGTTCTGAATTAAAATCCCATTCTTCGAAAGTTATAGAATCCATTAACGTTCTTTCAACTAATGGGGTTTTTCGCCGTGCCGTTCTTGAACCAAACAGGATGAATCTCGATACGTTGCAGGACTTTTGGTTACTGGTTGTGCGTACCCAAGGCTACTTTTCTCAACTGCGTTACTTGGATAATAGTGGTCAAGAAGTGGTCCGAATCAATCATCACCAGCGAGCGAGCATAGTGGTACCTAAGCATTTACTGCAAGACAAATCACATCGAGATTACTTTGAATTCGCGCAACAGCTTCCTAGCAACACATTGGGGACCTTTGGGATCGATTTGGAGCTAGAAAACAATGATATCGCGAAACCTCTAACGCCTAGCTTACGCATCATTGTGCCGGTTGATATTCAATCTCAACGTCGTGGGTATTTCATTGCCAATTTAAACTTCGAATATTTGTATCAGCGCCTTGCTTACAACAAATTCAACAGCGAACTACCTGATGTATATAATGCACAAGGCTACTACGTCATGTCGGAAAAAATGGACCGCATCATGGGCCATCTTGTGGAAGAGAATGCGCAATATCAGTTGAGTAGAATGTACCCTAAACTGTGGCGTCAGCTTCTACTAAACCAACATGGTACAATTTTCGAACAAGGCAAATGGCTTTCTTACGTCAAAGCAGAGATCGATACCCTAGATAGGCCCATTCAGTTTATTTTAGTGGCGGAGGTCTCGCAGCAGGAGGCCTCGCAATTATACCTTGCTCGTAAACAAGAACTGACGATTCAAGCTATTTCCATCTATGTGATTATTGTCTTCATCACCTTTAGTTTCCTTACTTGGAACTCTAACCACACCAAGAACAGTTTGGAGAGCCAGATTGCGCGAGCCGCTATGAATGGCATGTCCGCAATGTTAATTACCGATCGTCACAATCGAATCATTAAGACGAATGAAGAATTTACTCGTGTTAGTGGCTATACCTTTGAAGAAGTGAAAGGGAAACAACCTTCTTTCTTTGCCGCGAACAAACATGAGCAGGAATTCTATATTAATGTGTGGAAAACTCTTGAAAAAGAAGGGCTATGGGAAGGTGAAGTCGTCAATAAACGGCGAGACGGTTCACTCATTACTGAGATTTTGCGCATGCAGACTGTGACTGACAATAATGGCGTGATCCAGTTTTATGTCGCGTCATTTGTTGATATTACACATCGTAAAGAGCTCGAAAATAGGCTTCGGGAGATGAGTGAAAAGGACTCAATGACCGGTCTATGGAACAGGCGTAAATTCGATCAGGAAATGGCCATGCAATGTTTACGGACCAAACGCTATAGAGACTCAGAACCAACGTGTTTCGCGATTGTCGATATTGACCACTTTAAACGCGTCAACGATCAATTGGGTCATGATGAGGGTGATAAAATTATTAAGTCTGTTGGCGTTGCACTAAATTTACATCTTAGAGAAACTGATTTCATCGCACGAATCGGTGGTGAAGAGTTTGCGATTATCATGCCTCATACTCGTCTACAGGAAGCTGAAATCGTCACAAATCGATTACGCACATCGGTGTCACTTGCACATCAAGAACAAATTACTGTCAGCATTGGCGTCACTGAAATGGATGACTCTATCGAAAATACCTACAAACGCGCTGATGTTGCGCTTTACGAGTCTAAATCCCTAGGCCGAAATAGTGTGTCCATTCTCTCTTCAGCAGAAATGAATACGGTTGCCTAA
- the glgC gene encoding glucose-1-phosphate adenylyltransferase has product MQDTLTVVLAGGMGSRLSPLTDDRAKPAVPFGGKYRIIDFTLTNCLHSGLRKILVLTQYKSHSLQKHLRDGWSIFNPELGEFISVVPPQMRGGGKWYEGTADAIYHNLWLLSRSDAKYVVVLSGDHIYRMDYAAMLEEHKLNNAKLTIACMDVSREEATQFGVMDIDQSGMITSFVEKPQNPPTIPSKPDRSLASMGIYIFDMDVLRSALDDDADCSESSHDFGKDIIPKLIDTKGVYAYDFCNDKGRVAKDCYWRDVGTLDSFYEANMDLLEPVPPMNLYQPDWAVRTYEAQCPPARTVSSATGNEGIFINSIIANGVINSGGSVQHSVVSPNVRINDSATVVDSILFDDVEVGEGSQLVNCIIDKHVKIPPNTQIGLNKIEDAKRFHVSPKGIVVVPESYQFL; this is encoded by the coding sequence ATGCAAGACACATTAACGGTAGTTTTAGCTGGCGGAATGGGTTCACGGCTTAGCCCGTTAACTGACGATCGCGCTAAACCCGCTGTGCCCTTTGGCGGTAAGTATCGCATCATCGATTTTACGCTTACCAATTGCCTACACTCTGGTTTAAGAAAGATTCTTGTCTTAACTCAGTATAAATCCCACTCTCTACAAAAGCATTTACGTGATGGCTGGTCTATTTTTAACCCTGAACTTGGCGAGTTCATCTCTGTTGTACCACCACAAATGCGGGGCGGTGGTAAGTGGTATGAAGGCACAGCGGACGCAATCTATCACAACCTGTGGTTGCTATCGCGAAGTGACGCCAAATATGTTGTCGTACTATCGGGAGACCATATATACCGCATGGATTATGCTGCCATGCTTGAGGAACACAAACTAAATAATGCTAAGCTGACAATTGCCTGCATGGATGTGAGTCGAGAAGAAGCCACACAGTTTGGTGTCATGGATATAGACCAAAGCGGCATGATCACCTCGTTCGTTGAAAAACCTCAAAACCCTCCCACCATCCCTAGTAAACCTGATCGCAGTCTTGCATCAATGGGAATCTACATTTTTGATATGGACGTCCTTCGCAGTGCGCTGGACGACGACGCGGACTGCTCAGAATCGAGCCATGATTTTGGAAAGGATATTATTCCCAAGCTCATCGATACAAAGGGCGTATACGCTTATGATTTTTGCAATGATAAAGGACGAGTAGCCAAAGATTGTTACTGGCGAGATGTCGGCACATTGGATTCTTTTTATGAAGCTAATATGGATTTACTGGAACCCGTTCCGCCAATGAATCTTTACCAGCCTGATTGGGCAGTAAGGACCTATGAAGCTCAATGCCCCCCTGCTCGTACGGTCTCTTCCGCAACGGGAAATGAAGGTATTTTCATCAACTCGATCATTGCTAACGGCGTAATTAATTCAGGTGGGTCAGTACAACACTCTGTTGTTTCCCCCAATGTGCGAATTAATGACAGTGCAACGGTTGTCGACAGTATTCTCTTCGATGATGTTGAGGTAGGCGAAGGCAGTCAACTAGTTAACTGTATTATTGATAAGCATGTAAAAATCCCACCAAACACGCAGATTGGCTTAAATAAAATCGAAGATGCCAAAAGGTTCCATGTTTCACCAAAAGGTATTGTGGTCGTCCCAGAAAGTTATCAGTTTTTGTAA
- a CDS encoding AraC family transcriptional regulator has translation MTLAQLMQQYVDIYELSDLEGARETQLDGVWFYRSSKGNKRQPFVYQSGVIVLGQGNKNIHLGDQPVQYGPNDYLVVGVPMPLECEAIPTNGQPLLGLTIDIDSQLLHRLVNKLEALGFTPCKENLQQTCGLRSVSMEASMLDVCKRIIQALCNPLELALLGDSLKEELAYRALTSSEGHVLFDLAHHEGKYARVAKALDKVHRNYSESLSVQHLAEEANMSMSAFHSAFRQITLESPIQYIKKVRLNKAKELIQLEGKKVNDAARLVGYNSASQFSREYKRHFNETPTGLKLLN, from the coding sequence ATGACACTTGCTCAGTTAATGCAACAGTATGTTGATATCTATGAATTAAGCGATCTTGAAGGGGCGAGGGAAACCCAACTAGACGGTGTTTGGTTTTATCGCAGCAGTAAAGGAAACAAACGCCAACCTTTTGTTTACCAATCTGGCGTGATTGTTTTGGGGCAAGGCAATAAAAATATTCACCTTGGCGATCAGCCTGTGCAATACGGGCCTAACGACTACCTAGTGGTGGGCGTCCCTATGCCTCTTGAATGTGAGGCAATCCCAACTAACGGTCAACCTTTACTGGGTCTGACGATAGATATTGACTCACAACTACTGCACCGTTTGGTGAACAAACTTGAAGCTTTAGGCTTTACACCTTGCAAAGAGAACTTGCAGCAAACGTGTGGGTTGAGATCGGTCAGTATGGAAGCGTCAATGTTGGATGTGTGTAAACGTATCATACAGGCACTATGCAATCCGCTAGAACTAGCCTTGTTAGGAGACTCGCTAAAAGAGGAATTAGCTTATCGAGCGTTAACTAGCAGTGAAGGGCACGTGTTGTTTGATTTAGCTCACCACGAAGGGAAATATGCCCGAGTTGCCAAAGCGTTGGATAAAGTCCATCGAAACTACAGCGAGTCGCTTTCAGTACAGCACCTAGCGGAAGAGGCCAATATGAGTATGTCGGCTTTTCACAGTGCATTTCGTCAGATCACACTTGAGTCACCTATCCAGTATATTAAGAAAGTACGCTTAAATAAGGCCAAAGAACTGATTCAGCTCGAAGGGAAAAAGGTCAATGATGCGGCTAGGCTAGTGGGCTATAACAGTGCTTCTCAGTTTTCTCGCGAGTACAAGCGCCACTTTAATGAGACGCCGACAGGTTTGAAACTGCTTAATTAA
- a CDS encoding iron-containing alcohol dehydrogenase, whose protein sequence is MQFTYANPTQILFGQGQISSIQSSIQPTDKVLIIYGGGSIKRNGVYDQVLDALTGHEWVEFSGVEPNPTKETLDKAVDIVKQQGIDFILAVGGGSVIDGSKYVAAASKYDGDGWDILTGSHPVTQATPIGAVLTLPATGSESNMGAVITKAETQDKLAFLSPFVQPKFAVMDPDVMKTLPEKQLVNGIVDAWVHVCEQYLTTNHGAMVQDGYAETLLRTLKKLGEEFDSRDDDAWRANLMWSANQALNGLIGSGVPQDWATHMIGHELTALWGVDHARSLAIVQPSLLRNQMTHKRAKLEQMGTNVFGLESGADLAERTVDAIESFYQTMHVPTRLTEHGSDKQNAIDSVVNQLELHGMKALGENQAITLKESREILTQAIA, encoded by the coding sequence ATGCAATTTACTTACGCTAACCCTACCCAAATCCTTTTTGGCCAAGGTCAAATCAGTTCTATCCAGTCATCTATTCAACCGACAGATAAAGTCTTAATCATCTACGGTGGTGGTTCGATAAAACGCAACGGCGTTTATGATCAAGTCTTGGACGCTCTAACAGGCCATGAGTGGGTTGAATTTTCAGGCGTTGAGCCAAACCCAACAAAAGAGACTCTTGATAAAGCCGTTGATATCGTAAAACAACAAGGCATTGATTTTATTCTCGCTGTTGGCGGCGGTTCAGTGATCGATGGTTCTAAGTATGTTGCGGCAGCATCTAAATACGACGGTGATGGCTGGGATATTCTGACAGGTAGCCACCCAGTGACACAAGCGACGCCAATCGGTGCTGTATTGACCCTTCCTGCGACAGGTTCAGAGTCAAACATGGGGGCGGTCATTACAAAAGCGGAAACACAAGACAAGCTCGCTTTCCTCAGTCCATTTGTACAGCCAAAGTTTGCCGTGATGGATCCTGATGTAATGAAAACACTACCAGAAAAACAGCTGGTCAACGGTATTGTCGACGCTTGGGTACATGTTTGTGAACAGTACTTAACCACTAACCATGGAGCAATGGTACAAGACGGCTATGCAGAAACTTTACTTCGCACATTGAAGAAACTGGGGGAAGAATTTGATAGTCGTGACGACGATGCGTGGCGCGCAAACCTGATGTGGTCGGCCAACCAAGCGCTAAACGGTTTAATAGGTAGTGGCGTTCCACAAGACTGGGCAACACACATGATCGGTCACGAGCTGACTGCTCTTTGGGGCGTTGACCATGCTCGCTCTCTGGCTATCGTGCAACCTTCGCTATTGCGCAATCAAATGACACACAAACGCGCCAAGTTAGAGCAAATGGGAACCAATGTATTTGGCTTAGAGTCAGGCGCTGACTTGGCGGAGCGAACGGTTGATGCCATTGAAAGCTTCTACCAAACCATGCATGTGCCTACACGCTTAACTGAGCACGGAAGCGATAAGCAAAATGCGATTGATTCCGTAGTGAATCAACTAGAGCTGCATGGTATGAAAGCGCTAGGTGAAAATCAGGCGATTACTCTCAAAGAAAGTCGTGAGATACTCACACAGGCTATTGCTTAG
- a CDS encoding GNAT family N-acetyltransferase: MCQIKETDWPLFLRLHQEEDVIRYAFDQPELDDIRQRFESRLPVWQWGSAHWLCLVITDSVNQRAVGVTGLCIEDESDDSVEIGYLLLPEYHGKGIGTESLLALIKHIKQFFPTVKNINAIVTDGNVASCKVLEKAGFELMEREENAYQIGGKLYDDLIYRFHI, translated from the coding sequence ATGTGTCAGATTAAAGAAACCGACTGGCCTCTATTTCTTCGCTTACATCAAGAGGAGGATGTAATACGTTACGCCTTTGATCAACCTGAGTTGGATGACATTCGCCAACGTTTTGAATCACGACTTCCTGTTTGGCAATGGGGAAGTGCCCATTGGTTGTGTTTAGTGATTACTGATAGCGTCAATCAGAGAGCCGTTGGTGTGACTGGGCTATGTATTGAAGACGAATCTGATGATTCTGTAGAGATAGGCTACCTACTACTTCCAGAATATCATGGCAAAGGTATCGGGACAGAATCACTCTTGGCTTTGATAAAACATATTAAACAATTTTTTCCAACGGTTAAAAACATTAATGCGATCGTTACTGATGGTAATGTTGCTTCATGTAAAGTCTTGGAAAAAGCTGGTTTTGAGCTTATGGAACGGGAAGAAAATGCCTATCAGATAGGTGGTAAGCTCTATGATGATTTGATTTATCGCTTTCACATCTGA